In Saccharomyces eubayanus strain FM1318 chromosome XV, whole genome shotgun sequence, a single window of DNA contains:
- the SMC5 gene encoding DNA repair ATPase SMC5, with the protein MTSLIDLGRYVGRTRHEEDTSSSSKRVKVATADLSSFQPGSIIKIRLQDFVTYTLTEFNLSPSLNMIIGPNGSGKSTFVCAVCLGLAGKPEYIGRSKKVEDFIKNGQDISRIEITLKNSPKIHDIDFISTHDETIKVTRIITRSKRRSDYLINDEQVSENAVKTLVSQLNIQLDNLCQFLSQERVEEFARLKSVKLLVETIRSIDASLLDVLEELMELQANEQSLQKDLDVKKMKVVHLRQESDKLRKSVESLRDFQKKKGEIELHSQLLPYVKVKDHKEKLNTYKEEYERAKSNLRALLKDKKPFANTKKTLENRVHELTEKCSLKNDEFVKAKEKVNDIFEKLNTIRDDVIKKKTQNEYYRGRTKKLQATIIGTKEDLARNREILEQTQLPEKSVFEDIDNKRKEIINKEGDLRGLISEIDAKANAVNHEMRSIQRQAENKTKSLNTTDKIGILNQDQDLKEVRDAVLFIRDHPEMKEKILEPAIMTVSAINSQFAAYLAQCVDFNTSKALTVVDSDAYRLFANPILEKFKVNLRELSNTDSKPPVPIETVRDLGFEGYLSDFITGDKRVMKMLCQINRIHTIPVSRRELTPAQIKRLITPTSNGRILFKRIIHGNRLVDIKQSSYGNKQIFPTDVNIKQTNFYQGSIMSNEQKTRIESDIDNLKNEYNNRKSTLDTLSNQKSDYRHELSELASKNDNINRKAHELNEVRKKYTMRKSTIGTLEEKLEELKREARKDVSQKIKDIDDQIQQQLLNQTRLLSKMVSSMEDLKNSQKELMTSQIFQFEAQNMDISMNDVIGFFNEREAELKHQYEHKKKFVKEMRDTPEFRSWMEEIRHYDEDTKERLNKVAEQYEKERNFNLPFIQDVIDKLESEIAMVNHDESAITILDQVVTELRELEQTVPQQTKDLETTKAKLKEGHAILEPKLDDIVSKISTRFARLFNNVGSAGAVHLEKPKDYAEWKIEIMVKFRDNAPLKKLDSHTQSGGERAVSTVLYMIALQEFTSAPFRVVDEINQGMDSRNERIVHKAMVENACAENTSQYFLITPKLLTDLYYHEKMRVHCVMAGSWIPNPTEDPRMIHFGETSNYSF; encoded by the coding sequence ATGACCAGCCTCATAGATTTAGGCAGATATGTTGGAAGAACTCGCCATGAAGAAGACACCTCATCGAGCTCCAAAAGAGTAAAAGTTGCCACAGCTGATTTATCTTCCTTCCAGCCTGGCAGTATAATTAAGATCCGTTTACAAGATTTTGTGACCTACACTTTAACTGAATTCAACCTTTCGCCGTCTCTAAACATGATTATTGGGCCCAATGGGTCCGGTAAGTCTACTTTTGTGTGTGCTGTGTGTCTGGGGTTGGCTGGTAAACCAGAATATATCGGTAGAAGTAAAAAAGTGGaagattttatcaagaatgGTCAGGATATTTCAAGGATTGAAATcactttgaagaattcaCCAAAGATTCATGATATTGACTTCATAAGTACACATGACGAAACAATAAAAGTTACTAGAATAATCACTAGATCTAAGAGGAGATCTGATTACTTGATTAACGACGAACAGGTATCGGAAAATGCAGTTAAAACCTTAGTCTCTCAGTTGAACATCCAATTAGATAATCTATGTCAATTTTTATCCCAAGAGCGTGTGGAGGAATTTGCTCGATTGAAGTCAGTAAAACTATTGGTAGAAACTATAAGGTCCATCGATGCAAGCCTGTTAGATGTACTAGAGGAACTAATGGAACTCCAGGCAAATGAACAGAGTTTGCAAAAGGACCTTGAcgttaaaaaaatgaaagtCGTTCATCTGAGACAAGAGAGCGATAAACTACGAAAATCAGTAGAGTCATTACgagattttcaaaagaaaaagggtgAAATTGAGTTGCACTCTCAATTATTACCTTATGTGAAGGTAAAAGATCATAAGGAGAAACTGAATACCTATAAAGAGGAGTATGAGCGAGCGAAGTCAAATTTAAGAGCTTTATTAAAGGATAAGAAGCCATTtgcaaatacaaaaaaaactttagaGAATCGAGTTCACGAATTGACAGAAAAATGTTCCTTAAAGAATGACGAATTTGtgaaagcaaaagaaaaagttaatgatatttttgaaaagttgaaTACCATACGAGATGATGTtattaagaagaaaactcAAAACGAATATTATAGAGGTAGAACCAAGAAATTGCAAGCAACCATCATTGGTACAAAGGAGGATTTGGCGAGAAACCGAGAAATTCTAGAACAAACTCAATTGCCTGAAAAAAGCGTATTTGAAGATATAgataacaaaagaaaggaaatcaTCAACAAAGAAGGAGACCTCCGAGGACTTATTTCTGAAATAGATGCAAAAGCAAATGCCGTTAATCATGAAATGAGGAGTATACAGAGGCAAGCAGAGAATAAAACTAAGTCCCTCAATACAACTGATAAAATTGGTATTTTAAATCAAGATCAAGATCTGAAAGAGGTTCGTGATGCCGTGCTTTTCATTAGGGACCATCCCGAAATGAAGGAGAAAATTCTAGAACCTGCAATTATGACAGTGTCTGCTATTAATTCTCAGTTCGCAGCTTATCTGGCTCAATGTGTGGATTTTAATACAAGTAAAGCCCTGACCGTTGTTGACTCTGACGCTTACAGGCTATTTGCAAATCCAATTCTTGAGAAATTCAAAGTGAACTTAAGAGAACTATCTAACACTGATTCCAAACCTCCGGTGCCTATAGAAACAGTTCGAGATTTGGGTTTCGAAGGTTACTTATCCGATTTTATTACTGGTGACAAGAGGGTTATGAAAATGCTTTGTCAAATCAACAGGATACATACCATCCCAGTATCTAGGAGGGAATTGACGCCGGCGCAGATAAAGAGATTGATTACACCAACATCAAATGGAagaattcttttcaagagAATTATTCACGGGAACAGACTTGTAGACATCAAGCAATCATCTTATGGTAATAAGCAGATATTTCCCACTGATGTCAACATAAAGCAGACTAACTTTTACCAAGGGTCTATTATGTCAAATGAACAGAAAACTAGAATCGAGAGTGATATTGACAACTTAAAGAATGAATATAATAACCGAAAATCTACGTTAGACACATTGTCGAATCAGAAGAGTGATTATAGGCACGAATTATCTGAACTTGCGTCAAAAAACGACAACATAAACAGAAAGGCTCATGAACTAAATGAGGTTCGTAAAAAGTACACTATGAGGAAAAGTACAATAGGAACACTGGAAGAGAAATTAGAGGAGTTGAAACGTGAAGCCAGGAAGGATGTATCACAGAAGATCAAAGATATCGATGACCAAATTCAGCAGCAACTGCTCAATCAAACACGATTACTGTCCAAGATGGTCTCTTCGATGGAGGATTTAAAAAATTCTCAAAAGGAATTAATGACCTCCcaaattttccagtttGAAGCCCAAAATATGGACATTTCCATGAATGATGTGATTGGATTTTTCAACGAAAGAGAGGCTGAATTAAAGCATCAATATGAGCATAAGAAAAAGTTCGTGAAGGAGATGAGGGATACTCCTGAATTTCGATCCTGGATGGAAGAAATTAGACACTACGACGAGGATACAAAGGAAAGATTGAATAAAGTAGCAGAAcaatatgaaaaagagagGAATTTCAATTTGCCATTCATTCAAGATGTTATCGATAAATTAGAATCCGAGATAGCTATGGTGAATCATGACGAATCTGCTATAACAATTTTAGATCAAGTCGTCACTGAGTTGAGAGAGTTGGAACAAACAGTTCCTCAGCAAACTAAAGATTTAGAAACCACTAAAGCCAAGTTAAAAGAAGGTCATGCCATTTTGGAACCTAAGCTGGATGACATAGTATCAAAAATCTCCACAAGATTTGCTCGTTTATTTAATAATGTCGGTAGTGCTGGTGCTGTTCATCTGGAAAAGCCAAAGGACTATGCTGAGTGGAAGATAGAAATCATGGTCAAGTTCAGAGATAATGCACCATTAAAGAAACTAGATTCCCACACGCAGTCAGGTGGTGAAAGGGCGGTCTCTACGGTCCTTTACATGATTGCCCTACAAGAGTTCACCTCTGCTCCATTCAGAGTCGTAGACGAAATCAACCAAGGTATGGACtcaagaaatgaaagaattgtTCATAAGGCCATGGTAGAGAATGCATGTGCCGAAAACACATCTCAATATTTCTTGATCACTCCAAAGTTGTTAACCGATTTGTATTACCACGAGAAGATGAGAGTACACTGTGTTATGGCCGGTTCTTGGATTCCAAATCCTACGGAGGATCCAAGGATGATTCATTTCGGCGAGACCTCTAACTACTCTTTCTGA
- the MSE1 gene encoding glutamate--tRNA ligase MSE1, translated as MILLRIPTRFYCSSLKLTKGLSPLKKSLLSKKRKEDVHPSTPVRTRFAPSPTGFLHLGSLRTALYNYLLARNTNGQFLLRLEDTDQKRLVPGAEENIYEVLKWCKIDWDETPVKQSERKLIYDKYVKILLSSGMAYRCFCSKERLNDLRRSAMELKPPSMASYDRCCAHLTKEEIESKLVQDTPFTVRLKSPEQYPTFADVLHGEINLQPQVNYNDRRYDDLILVKSDKLPTYHLANVVDDHLMGITHVIRGEEWLPSTPKHIALYNAFGWDYPKFIHIPLLTTVGDKKLSKRKGDMSISSLKNEGVLPEALINFCALFGWSPPRNLASKKHECFSMDDLEKLFNLNGLTKGNAKVDDKKLWFFNKHFLQERFTDPVKLKELVDGIMPSLESRYNASTLNREKVSKILLNCGSCLTRINDFCDEFCYFFEKPRYNDNDGVTKFLSKNETHHVVELLEKFGQFKEGANAQDVESMIDTMCREHGFSKNVIYQTIRFALAGCHSGAKLAVMIDILSVKESNQRLAEGLEFLQSRKR; from the coding sequence ATGATCCTGCTGAGAATACCGACACGGTTTTATTGTTCATCGCTGAAGCTCACAAAGGGCTTGTCCCCATTGAAGAAATCCCTAttatccaagaaaagaaaggaagatGTCCATCCATCTACACCTGTAAGAACTAGGTTTGCGCCTTCTCCGACTGGTTTTTTACATTTAGGGTCACTTAGAACAGCTCTTTATAATTATTTGCTGGCGAGAAATACTAATGGACAGTTTCTACTTCGTTTGGAAGATACAGACCAAAAAAGATTAGTACCTGGTGCGGAAGAGAACATTTACGAGGTTTTGAAATGGTGCAAAATAGATTGGGATGAAACTCCTGTAAAGCAGAGCGAGAGAAAATTGATCTATGATAAATACGTGAAAATACTATTATCTTCTGGGATGGCATATAGATGTTTTTGTTCGAAAGAACGACTGAACGATTTAAGGCGCTCAGCAATGGAATTGAAACCACCTTCTATGGCAAGTTATGACCGGTGTTGCGCACACTTgacaaaagaggaaataGAATCTAAGCTAGTGCAAGATACGCCCTTCACTGTGAGGTTGAAATCGCCAGAACAGTATCCGACATTTGCTGACGTTTTACACGGTGAAATTAATCTTCAACCCCAAGTTAACTATAACGATAGAAGATACGACGACCTCATCCTTGTCAAGTCTGATAAATTGCCAACTTATCATCTCGCAAATGTTGTAGATGATCACTTGATGGGGATAACACACGTAATAAGAGGTGAAGAATGGCTCCCTTCTACCCCAAAACACATCGCCTTGTACAACGCATTTGGTTGGGATTATCCAAAGTTCATCCATATCCCCCTCTTGACAACTGTTGGTGACAAGAAATTGAGTAAAAGAAAGGGCGACATGTCCATATCAAGTCTAAAGAATGAGGGAGTCTTACCGGAAGCTTTAATCAATTTTTGTGCATTATTTGGCTGGTCTCCTCCAAGAAATTTAGCCTCGAAGAAGCACGAGTGCTTTTCGATggatgatttggaaaaactaTTTAATTTGAACGGTTTGACAAAGGGGAACGCCAAAGTTGATGACAAAAAACTGTGGTTCTTCAACAAGCATTTTTTGCAGGAAAGATTCACAGACCCTGTGAAGTTGAAAGAACTCGTCGATGGGATCATGCCTTCGTTAGAGTCCAGATATAATGCATCTACGTTAAATCGCGAGAAAGTGTCAAAAATTCTACTAAATTGCGGTAGTTGCTTAACTAGGATCAACGACTTTTGTGACGagttttgttatttttttgagaagCCTAGATACAACGATAATGACGGTGTTACAAAATTCCTCAGCAAGAATGAAACTCACCATGTTGTTGAATTATTAGAGAAGTTTGGACAGTTTAAAGAAGGCGCCAATGCGCAAGACGTGGAATCTATGATCGACACGATGTGCCGTGAACACGGCTTCTCTAAAAACGTCATATATCAAACGATACGATTTGCTCTTGCAGGATGCCATTCCGGCGCCAAATTAGCAGTCATGATTGATATTCTGAGTGTTAAAGAAAGTAACCAAAGACTAGCTGAAGGTTTGGAGTTCTTACAAAGCAGGAAGCGGTAG